One Vicia villosa cultivar HV-30 ecotype Madison, WI linkage group LG5, Vvil1.0, whole genome shotgun sequence genomic window, CAAGGACGCTGGCAAAGGTCTATTTTTAGATGGTGTAGTAGATGTTGGTGCTGTGATAGCTTTTTATCCCGGGGTAGTATACTCTCCGGCTTATTATCATCATATTCCTGGATATCTCGATGAGCAGAACCCCTATTTGATTACAAGACATGATGGGACTGTCATCGACGCCCAACCTTGGGGCCATGGAGGTGACGGAAAAGAACAGTGGAATGCTAGGAAAATGGTAGACGAGAAAGGGTCTCAAGTAGATAATAGCGAGGATGTACTCGAGCGTAGGAATCCACTAGCCTTGGCACATTTTGCCAATCACCCTTCAAAAGGAATGCTTCCAAATGTTACAATTTGCCCTTATGACTTTCCATTGATTGAAAATGACATGAGAGCTTACATTCCTAATATATCATTTGGAAATGCAACAGAAGTAAATGATGTGAAGAGATTTGGAAGTTCTTGGTTCAAATCTAGAGTTTCAAAAAATACTGAATCATGTGTTCCTACTACTCTGAAAACTGTTGTTTTGGTAGCAACTAGGGCTCTTCAAGATGAAGAACTTCTCCTGAACTACAGGCTGAGCAACAAGAAGCGGTTGCCTGAATGGTATGCTCCGGTGGATGAAGAGGAGATCATTGAAAGATAAAATTGGCTAATGACACGATGAAGTTGCGGTGGCTTAATGAAgtaatttttttgttttccatTATTTGTACATTATCTTAAAGTTGTAAGAATGAGGTCATGTCTTTTTTCTTATGGATGAGCATGATATGACCAAAATTTTAAGGCTTGATTTTGGCTCTTTTTCAGTAGTCAAAATCCACTTCAAGGCTACAAGGTGTGGctataattaaactaaataaatcaaGGTGATTTGGTAGATGTGTGGAGAATAAATTGGTTTGCATATGTTAAAAGTTAAAAGTCATTATTTATTTTAGATATATATGTTTAGGCAGATTTTCAATACACCTTGTGAATTTTATTCCAAATTCTATGAAACTCCAA contains:
- the LOC131602215 gene encoding uncharacterized protein LOC131602215 isoform X1 yields the protein MAFLFQKFQEGVKTLAKSPTFAFARDPRQLQFEVDLNRLFLYTSYNRLGKNASETDAEEIIEMASKASVADQHMLVQENVHSQIKTFCTLMDEVLLTNEKTGNDDSFELLSQQTNVLPRNSELSSANGFPKQRLISQAELSQKLKDELGYTLNVKPSQISHKDAGKGLFLDGVVDVGAVIAFYPGVVYSPAYYHHIPGYLDEQNPYLITRHDGTVIDAQPWGHGGDGKEQWNARKMVDEKGSQVDNSEDVLERRNPLALAHFANHPSKGMLPNVTICPYDFPLIENDMRAYIPNISFGNATEVNDVKRFGSSWFKSRVSKNTESCVPTTLKTVVLVATRALQDEELLLNYRLSNKKRLPEWYAPVDEEEIIER
- the LOC131602215 gene encoding uncharacterized protein LOC131602215 isoform X2; amino-acid sequence: MASKASVADQHMLVQENVHSQIKTFCTLMDEVLLTNEKTGNDDSFELLSQQTNVLPRNSELSSANGFPKQRLISQAELSQKLKDELGYTLNVKPSQISHKDAGKGLFLDGVVDVGAVIAFYPGVVYSPAYYHHIPGYLDEQNPYLITRHDGTVIDAQPWGHGGDGKEQWNARKMVDEKGSQVDNSEDVLERRNPLALAHFANHPSKGMLPNVTICPYDFPLIENDMRAYIPNISFGNATEVNDVKRFGSSWFKSRVSKNTESCVPTTLKTVVLVATRALQDEELLLNYRLSNKKRLPEWYAPVDEEEIIER